The proteins below come from a single Pichia kudriavzevii chromosome 2, complete sequence genomic window:
- a CDS encoding uncharacterized protein (PKUD0B02480; similar to Saccharomyces cerevisiae YPL048W (CAM1); ancestral locus Anc_8.498): MSQGTLFGSTETRSILPVGLVKAFKLDIALEKREAPAQKAAFPNTKVPAFIGPKGFKLQESIAVLFYLISLHDAESPLLGTDVESKAQVLKYLSWATAELMTPVTVVIKILLNRVPFNKKALDTANAEVDQHVAQLEKRLLTHTFLVGERLTVADLFVASCFYRCFALTFGKKWRAEHPVFMRWFNTVIKTEYLSYFFDTFEFVDEPVKPQLPSKKETKPKQEEPAPAPAPAQPKKAKHPLEELGKPTIPLDELKRNYSNMETREGALPYFWNTFYNDKEWSLWRVDYKYNDELTLTFMSNNLVGGFFNRLSASTKYMFGCAVVYGENNNNGIVGAFLVRGQDYKPAFEVAPDFESYSFTKLDASKPEDREFVDNMWAWDKPVIVNGESKEIADGKVLK, translated from the coding sequence ATGTCTCAAGGTACTTTATTCGGTTCTACTGAAACTAGATCCATTCTTCCTGTCGGCTTAGTCAAAGCTTTCAAGTTAGACATTGCTCttgaaaagagagaagcGCCAGCACAAAAGGCAGCTTTCCCAAACACCAAGGTCCCAGCTTTCATTGGTCCAAAGGGATTCAAGTTACAAGAATCCATTGCCGTTCTTTTCTACTTGATCTCTTTACATGATGCAGAATCTCCATTATTAGGTACTGACGTTGAATCCAAGGCCCAAGTCCTTAAATACCTTTCATGGGCTACTGCCGAATTAATGACTCCAGTTACTGTTGTTATTAAGATCTTGCTGAACAGAGTTCCATTCAACAAGAAGGCTCTTGATACTGCAAACGCTGAAGTTGACCAGCACGTTGCTCAATTAGAAAAGAGATTATTGACTCACACTTTCTTAGTTGGTGAAAGGTTAACTGTTGctgatttgtttgttgcATCTTGTTTCTACAGATGCTTTGCATTGACTTTTGGTAAGAAATGGAGAGCTGAACACCCAGTTTTTATGAGATGGTTCAACACGGTCATTAAGACCGAATACTTATCCTACTTCTTTGAcacttttgaatttgtcgATGAACCAGTTAAGCCACAACTACCATCAAAGAAGGAAACCAAGCCTAAACAAGAAGAAccagcaccagcaccagcaccagcacAGCCAAAGAAGGCAAAACATCCATTAGAAGAATTAGGTAAGCCAACCATTCCTTTAGATGAATTAAAGAGAAACTACTCTAACATGGAAACCAGAGAAGGTGCTTTACCATACTTCTGGAACACTTTCTACAACGACAAAGAATGGTCATTGTGGAGAGTCGACTACAAGTATAACGATGAATTAACCTTGACTTTCATGTCTAACAACTTAGTTGGTggtttcttcaacagattATCTGCTTCCACCAAGTACATGTTTGGTTGTGCTGTCGTTTACGgtgaaaacaacaacaacggTATCGTTGGTGCTTTCTTAGTTAGAGGCCAAGATTACAAGCCTGCTTTTGAAGTTGCTCCAGATTTCGAATCTTACTCCTTCACCAAGTTAGATGCTTCCAAGCCAGAAGACAGAGAATTCGTTGACAACATGTGGGCTTGGGACAAGCCAGTCATCGTTAATGGTGAGTCTAAGGAAATTGCTGATGGTAAGGTCTTGAAATAA
- a CDS encoding uncharacterized protein (PKUD0B02500; Pfam Domains: Mago_nashi(7.4e-54)), translating into MSDSFDLNVGSTDTEFYLRFYSGGYKDNVHGHEFLEFDIRHNPGDKFATLRYANQTNYRNEELIRKEVCISLLVLEEILCIVKESQILLESDVFWPKAERESKQEIEIRCGNKKKVLKTVGRLSLVSIKGMNDAESLKIFYYLVQDLKTFIFSLISLHFKVNPLFS; encoded by the coding sequence ATGTCTGATTCCTTTGATTTAAACGTGGGATCTACTGATACAGAATTCTACCTCCGATTTTATTCGGGTGGTTATAAAGATAATGTTCATGGGCATGAATTCCTTGAGTTTGATATACGTCACAATCCTGGCGATAAGTTTGCAACATTGAGATACGCTAACCAGACCAATTACAGAAATGAGGAGTTGATCAGAAAGGAAGTATGTATCTCATTGCTAGTGCTCGAAGAAATACTTTGTATTGTCAAGGAAAGTCAAATATTACTTGAATCTGATGTGTTTTGGCCTAAGGCTGAGAGAGAGTCTAagcaagaaattgaaattcGATGTggtaacaaaaaaaaggtacTGAAAACTGTTGGCCGTTTATCACTTGTGTCAATAAAAGGTATGAATGACGCCgaaagtttgaaaatcttcTACTACCTAGTACAAGATTTAAAGACATtcatattttctttgatatcGTTGCATTTTAAAGTAAATCCTTTATTTAGTtag
- a CDS encoding uncharacterized protein (PKUD0B02470; Pfam Domains: Sulfate_transp(1.6e-85)), with translation MQYQADISYEEDKASFYENNQNMKVPEFHTREISSTTYVKNLFKNPTSRSLSYLKNIFPVIDWFPHYPTNLNWMLSDFITGVTVAIVLVPQSMSYAKLATLSPEFGLYSAFIGAMFYFLFATSREICIGPVAVLSQEVGKIVTRVQGKYPGLYSNEEIATTLALISGGIVLGIGLLKLGFIVELLSLPAILAFTTGSAFNIVAGQLAGLFGFSKKAGKHKSTCETIIAFLKHLPDTEVDVAFGLTGLVILYIWQFTCEYYLKKYKSDAKKRIAITYILNLRTAFVIIISTCISFGVLRYRPHSKKAPYSIIGDIPSGLKHVGRFVPPPGLAKHIASELPISTIVLVLEHISISKSFARINGYRVNPNQEFIAIGVTNMVGTFFGAYPVTGSFSRTALSAKCGVKTPLKALITGCSVLLSIYCFTNGFYYIPNATLCAIIIHCVAGLLASYKLTTKLYMFSPVDFIIFITGVFITVFATIEDGIYFALCASAAQLLWRLCLPNGSFLGRVKVATLENPILLPAGLKTSSENSTSENGSVTSINKTPFNESTKQALNPPTSYVYKWVPLPKEPNNPSKVHTRFINGNINVEKPPSGVLVYRMSESFVYSNCSLQIDQIIAKVRADYKPHNDNRERLWCEYTYAESNWKENWKHLKMGNFRKFFNKEIKDLEDANAGDDVSYDGNESDEYIQNRKRIEDSRPVFRILHLDFSQVVAVDATSVQALLDLQMTIDHFVGPQWEMHFSGIINPWITRALINAGFGAKRVDVTKIENSYLKRNLQNGWFEKLSTPSFLNRYLKSSTGSIDLEDTEFTDKADVFPGDLEVGFAEDNRSLPLYSTDYPNIHFDIPSYSGYD, from the coding sequence ATGCAATATCAGGCCGATATATCTTACGAGGAGGATAAAGCTTCGTTCTACgaaaacaaccaaaatATGAAGGTCCCTGAATTCCACACCAGGGAGATCAGCTCAACAACCTATGTGAAGAATCTCTTCAAGAACCCAACGAGCCGTTCATTGAGTTACTTGAAGAATATCTTTCCAGTGATAGATTGGTTCCCGCATTACCCGACAAACTTGAACTGGATGCTTTCTGACTTCATTACTGGTGTAACGGTTGCCATCGTTTTAGTCCCTCAATCAATGTCTTACGCTAAGTTGGCTACTTTAAGCCCAGAATTTGGTCTCTACTCCGCATTTATAGGTGCAATGTTTTACTTCTTGTTTGCCACTTCAAGAGAAATTTGTATAGGTCCCGTTGCTGTTCTATCTCAAGAAGTTGGTAAAATTGTGACCAGAGTCCAAGGCAAGTATCCGGGATTATATTCTAATGAAGAGATTGCAACCACTTTAGCTTTAATTTCTGGGGGTATTGTGCTTGGTATTggtttgttgaaattgggGTTTATTGTTGAGTTGCTTTCTTTGCCTGCTATTCTTGCATTCACTACTGGCTCGGCGTTTAACATTGTGGCTGGCCAGTTGGCTGGCCTATTTGGTTTTAGTAAAAAGGCTGGTAAGCACAAATCTACCTGTGAGACCATCATTGCgtttttgaaacatttaCCAGACACAGAAGTCGACGTTGCATTTGGCTTAACGGGTTTGGTTATACTTTACATTTGGCAATTTACATGTGAGTAttacttgaagaaatatAAAAGCGATGCTAAGAAAAGGATTGCTATCACCTATATCCTCAACTTGAGAACCGCTTTTGTTATTATAATATCAACTTGTATCTCATTTGGTGTTCTAAGGTATAGACCACATTCTAAAAAGGCACCTTATTCAATTATTGGAGATATTCCTTCTGGCTTAAAACACGTGGGAAGATTTGTTCCTCCTCCTGGTCTAGCAAAACACATTGCTTCCGAACttccaatttcaacaatcgTGCTAGTTCTTGAAcatatttcaatttcgAAATCTTTTGCAAGAATTAACGGCTACAGAGTCAATCCAAATCAAGAGTTCATTGCCATCGGTGTCACAAATATGGTGGGTACTTTCTTTGGCGCTTACCCAGTTACTGGTTCTTTCTCTAGAACTGCATTATCTGCAAAGTGTGGTGTGAAGACTCCATTAAAAGCATTGATTACAGGCTGTTCAGTACtattatcaatatattgTTTCACCAATGGGTTCTATTATATTCCAAATGCAACATTATGTGCGATTATTATTCACTGTGTTGCTGGTTTGTTGGCTTCTTACAAATTAACAACCAAACTTTACATGTTTTCTCCGGTTGactttattattttcattaccGGTGTTTTCATTACTGTTTTTGCTACAATTGAGGACGGTATCTATTTTGCATTATGTGCATCTGCTGCTCAATTACTATGGAGATTGTGCTTACCAAATGGTTCCTTTTTGGGTCGTGTTAAAGTTGCCACTTTGGAAAatccaattcttcttccagCTGGCTTAAAAACATCTTCAGAAAACTCTACTTCCGAAAACGGTTCAGTCACGtcaatcaacaaaacacCATTTAATGAATCCACCAAGCAAGCATTAAATCCACCCACTAGCTATGTATACAAGTGGGTACCACTTCCTAAAGAACCTAATAATCCAAGCAAAGTTCATACTAGATTCATCAATGGGAATATCAATGTAGAGAAACCTCCATCTGGCGTTCTAGTTTACAGAATGTCTGAAAGTTTTGTTTACTCTAACTGTTCCTTACAAATTGATCAGATCATTGCAAAAGTGAGAGCGGATTATAAACCACACAATGATAATAGAGAAAGATTATGGTGTGAATATACGTATGCTGAATCGAACTGGAAAGAAAACTGGAAACATCTTAAAATGGGGAATTTTAGAAAATTCTTTAACAAAGAGATCAAAGATTTGGAGGATGCGAATGCTGGTGATGATGTTTCATATGATGGTAACGAAAGTGATGAATACATTCAGAATAGAAAGAGAATAGAAGACTCCAGGCCTGTCTTCAGGATCCTGCACCTGGACTTTTCGCAGGTTGTTGCTGTCGATGCTACTTCAGTTCAGGCCTTACTTGATTTACAGATGACAATTGATCACTTTGTTGGTCCTCAATGGGAAATGCATTTCAGTGGTATAATTAACCCATGGATCACTAGAGCTCTTATAAATGCTGGGTTTGGTGCTAAGAGAGTAGATGTAACTAAAATTGAGAACAGCTACTTGAAAAGAAATCTTCAGAATGGATGGTTTGAGAAACTATCTACACCGTCGTTTCTCAATCGGTACTTGAAATCCTCAACTGGTTCGATTGATCTCGAAGATACTGAATTTACAGATAAGGCAGATGTTTTCCCAGGCGATTTGGAGGTTGGTTTCGCTGAGGATAATAGGTCATTGCCATTATACTCTACGGATTATCCCAACATCCATTTTGATATCCCCTCATACTCTGGATATGATTAA
- a CDS encoding uncharacterized protein (PKUD0B02510; similar to Saccharomyces cerevisiae YGR185C (TYS1); ancestral locus Anc_5.192): MSDMTPDQQYELITRNLQEVLNPQIIKNVLENEDRPLRVYWGTAPTGKPHCGYFVPMVKLAHLLKAGVEVTVLIADLHAFLDNMKAPLEVVQYRAKYYEFVVKSILTSINVPIEKLKFVLGSSYQLTPEYTMDLFKLSNRVSQNDAKRAGADVVKQVANPLLSGLIYPLMQVLDEEYLKVDVQLGGVDQRKIFVLAEENIQALGYKKRAHLMNRMVPGLMQGGKMSASDPNSKIDLLEQPKIVKKKINQAFCAPGNIEDNGLLAFVKNVLGPIYELKHGDGKFQFFIDRPEKYGGPITYNTYKELEDAFKNEQLSPVDLKSGVADAINVLLAPIIEEYSANKEFQEAETKGYPPPAPEPKKNKKVKNRGSKYPGAKEVKVEATKDTSTEVVAEKLDQTKI, translated from the coding sequence ATGTCCGACATGACACCAGATCAGCAATACGAGCTTATCACAAGGAACCTTCAAGAAGTCCTTAATCCTCAAATTATCAAGAACgttcttgaaaatgaagatagACCATTAAGGGTCTACTGGGGTACTGCGCCAACTGGTAAGCCACACTGTGGTTATTTTGTTCCTATGGTCAAGTTGGCACATTTACTAAAGGCAGGTGTAGAAGTTACTGTCTTGATTGCTGATCTACATGCTTTCTTGGACAACATGAAGGCACCATTGGAAGTTGTTCAGTACAGAGCTAAGTACTACGAGTTTGTTGTTAAATCCATTTTAACCTCAATCAATGTTCCAATTGAGAAGTTAAAGTTTGTTCTTGGTTCTTCTTACCAGCTAACCCCTGAATATACTATGGATTTGTTTAAATTGTCAAACAGGGTATCTCAAAATGATGCAAAGAGAGCAGGTGCTGATGTTGTCAAACAGGTTGCAAATCCGTTGTTATCTGGTTTAATCTATCCTTTAATGCAAGTTTTGGACGAAGAATATTTAAAAGTTGATGTCCAATTAGGTGGTGTTGACCAGAGAAAGATTTTTGTTCTTGCGGAAGAGAATATCCAAGCTTTAGGTTACAAGAAAAGAGCACATCTAATGAATCGTATGGTTCCAGGATTAATGCAAGGTGGTAAGATGTCTGCTTCGGATCCAAACTCCAAGATTGATCTGTTGGAGCAACCaaaaattgtgaaaaagaagattaATCAAGCATTTTGTGCACCTGGTAATATTGAAGACAACGGTCTATTAGCATTTGTTAAAAATGTTCTAGGACCAATTTACGAATTAAAGCATGGTGACGGTAAGttccaattttttattgACAGACCTGAGAAGTACGGTGGTCCAATCACTTACAATACATACaaagaacttgaagatgCATTCAAGAATGAGCAACTATCCCCCGTGGATTTGAAATCTGGTGTTGCTGATGCAATCAATGTATTGCTAGCACCTATAATTGAGGAATATTCTGCAAACAAAGAGTTCCAAGAGGCAGAAACTAAGGGCTATCCTCCTCCAGCTCCAgaaccaaagaaaaataagaaGGTCAAAAACAGAGGTTCTAAATACCCTGGTGCTAAAGAGGTAAAAGTTGAAGCTACTAAGGACACATCTACCGAAGTAGTTGCTGAGAAACTCGACCAAACTAAAATCTAA
- a CDS encoding uncharacterized protein (PKUD0B02490; similar to Saccharomyces cerevisiae YJR054W (YJR054W) and YML047C (PRM6); ancestral locus Anc_1.495) has product MDHQLRHEPSLILFKEATRITFDNITGEYNYRKCSFFNFLSYLSLLVSIFLQFLFLASDIYTLIQIYALNDWEEFHVITYIPVLTYRITFTVCIGISFIYLIVTWVLGFFIQRRNRVVPSYLHTGARQIDSLKSYERFCIYEEVQSKKVHDWICLSIYTGYHYELINWLLADSPRQILNGVTIAYSVSNKFTSGELGMILSDIAKTNKKEAVLLSFMFFSFVVWLCFTFKNFIIILSSICIIPNIKRKKKTKFNKYCADLVAARVYKLYDSKAKMNEEELSKRRKVPSFIKNTNVEDSSFITEDYNDGTEDFDIVDPLRADQTNELTNDSVVSLEKLNPFDSYSQVSEFPLSHSRVNLVPKASLHRRSPSKNRVFTNNEYELHEITMSDPHNDAPHSKTTNHYDNGVKPTTDYSHSTNSPFCISEAETQDCGIRESYVYIPSKVYEEVYHQQSPLNGKPPRIVFETEGNPSSESSTLPQYTPTSSKNREHASHRKDPKYDGVDTDGEESEDDDDDEEEEDYIKIGQTSYGNPKRGNSRTLYGSRGLANHRTII; this is encoded by the coding sequence ATGGACCACCAGTTGAGACATGAACCGTCCCTCATCCTTTTCAAGGAAGCTACACGAATAACATTCGATAACATCACGGGTGAATATAACTATAGAAAAtgttctttcttcaatttcctcaGTTATCTATCACTGTtggtttccatttttttgcagtttttgtttttggcATCAGATATTTATACATTAATCCAAATTTATGCATTAAACGACTGGGAAGAATTCCATGTTATTACGTATATTCCTGTTTTAACTTATAGAATCACATTCACTGTCTGCATAGGGATTTCATTCATTTATTTGATAGTGACTTGGGTTTTGGGGTTTTTTATCCAGCGCCGAAATAGAGTAGTTCCTTCTTACTTACACACTGGTGCAAGACAAATTGATTCTTTAAAAAGCTATGAGAGATTTTGCATCTACGAAGAAGTCCAAAGCAAAAAGGTACATGACTGGATTTGCCTTTCAATTTACACTGGATATCACTATGAACTTATAAATTGGCTGTTAGCTGATTCCCCAAGACAAATCCTCAATGGTGTGACCATCGCATACTCTGTATCTAATAAGTTTACCTCCGGGGAACTGGGTATGATTTTGAGCGATATTGCTAAgacaaataaaaaggaagcTGTCTTATTATCgtttatgtttttttcatttgttgtttggCTATGCTTCACATTTAAGAACTTTATTATCattttatcttcaatatgtATAATTCCTAAcataaaaagaaagaagaaaactAAGTTCAACAAATACTGTGCAGATCTAGTTGCTGCAAGAGTTTACAAGCTATACGACAGCAAGGCTAAAATGAATGAAGAAGAGttatcaaaaagaagaaaggtTCCTTCGTTCATCAAAAACAccaatgttgaagattctTCATTCATCACCGAAGATTATAATGATGGTACAGAAGATTTCGATATTGTGGATCCTCTTAGAGCCGACCAAACTAACGAATTAACAAATGATTCAGTTGTATCCTTAGAAAAACTCAATCCTTTTGATTCCTACTCTCAAGTATCAGAGTTCCCGTTATCACATTCAAGAGTCAACCTTGTGCCCAAAGCCTCTCTTCACCGTAGAAGTCCGTCAAAAAATCGTGTTTTTACCAATAATGAATACGAACTACATGAAATTACAATGAGTGACCCTCATAATGATGCCCCTCACAGTAAAACAACCAATCATTATGATAATGGAGTGAAACCAACAACTGACTATTCACATAGTACAAATAGTCCATTTTGTATTTCTGAAGCGGAAACTCAGGATTGTGGGATACGTGAAAGTTACGTATACATCCCTTCTAAAGTTTATGAGGAAGTTTACCACCAGCAGAGCCCTCTGAATGGTAAGCCGCCTAgaattgtttttgaaacaGAGGGCAATCCTAGCTCCGAATCATCCACGTTGCCACAGTACACCCCAACATCGAGCAAAAACAGAGAACACGCTTCACATAGAAAAGATCCAAAATACGATGGTGTGGATACTGATGGTGAAGAAAGTGAGGACGACGACgatgacgaagaagaagaagattatATAAAGATTGGACAAACTTCGTACGGGAATCCAAAACGTGGTAATTCACGAACTTTGTACGGTTCAAGGGGACTTGCCAATCATAGGACAATCATATAA